The nucleotide window TCTTCGTCCGCATGGTTCAGGGCGTGAAGATGGAACTGGCCCGCAAGAAGGCCGCCTAGCCGTACCGCACGCGAGAGAAGGAGAAAACATATGAGACGCTTTCTGCTGATGCTGCTCGTGGTGGCGCTGCCCCTGGGCCTCGTGGGCTGCGGTGAATACGGCAAGGTGGATCAGGGCCGGGTGATCGCATACGACAAGAACGCGAAAACCATTACCCTGATTCAGGACAAGGCCATGGAGCCGCTGAATCCGGACTACTCCATCCTGCCCCCCCACACCTACAAGCTGCCCGTGGACCCCGCCGAAATGGGGCCGGAACCCAAGGCCGGGCAGCGCATGAAGCTGGATACCAAGGCCAACATCATCCGCATCTTCAACACCAAGACCCAGGCGTTCGAAGACATCGCGTTCAAGATGGTGGACCTGCAGGAGAACATCGACCGCAACCATCCGCTGGTGTTCGACAAGGCCACGGAAACCGCCAAGAAGTTCCCCATGGTGGACCGCGACAAGAAGACCGTGGCCATCTACTCCGGCCGCCAGAAGATGCTGTGCACCATCTCGCTGCCTGACGAATACTTCGCCCTGCCCGATGCCACCTGGGATGCCGGCGACGAAGTGCGCGTGTACTACAAGGCCGAGGGCGTGTCCCTGCGCTTCATGAACATCACCAAGACCGACATCTTCAAGAAGTAGCCAGACGGCGGCGGGGCTGGCGACAGCCCCGCCCCTTCCCCTCCTTCCGCCCCGCCATCCCCCCGTTTGCAGGGTGAGGTGATGGCGGGCCGGAACGGGCGGAAGAAGCCCAAGGACAAACGACAAGGAGCGACACCGTGGAAGACCAGATGGATTTCGCAACCACCGTGGCCCACAAGCTGTTGGTGCTGACCATGAACATGCTGGCCATCGCGGCGGTGTGCGCGGGCATGTACCGCGCCTCGTTCGTGCCGGACGAATTCACCCCGGTGTTCTTCAAGACCTTTTTCACGGTGCTGGCCCCTTCGCTGGTGCTGGGCTGGTGCGCCAAGCGCTGGCTGCGCGCCAGGGGCCGCGCGTGACCAAGTCCGCGCATCTGGCGCGCCAGCACCGGCGTTCCGGGCGGGTGGCGCTGCTGCTTCTGCTGGTCTGCGCGCTCAGCCTGGTGGATGGGCTGGTGGGCAGCATGCAGCAGGGCTTCAACCGTACCGACGCGCTGCCCGGCGGCGAATACCCCGTCAGCGGGCCGCTGCCGCCACGGACGGAGACCATCGAGGACATGGTCATCGAGGGGGGCACCGACGACAGGCAGGTGCGCCTTGTCCCCTACGAAGTCTATTCCGGCTACTGGCTGGGCGGAAAGATGTGGCGCGGCGCCATCAAGGTGGGGGCCAGCCCCGCCTCGGGCGAATATGTCATCCGCGTGCACGACAAGTATGGCGAAAAGCAGAACCCCACGCTGGTATTTTCGGTGCAGGTCTGGCCCGACGAGGCCACCCGGATGGCCAATGCGCCGGAACGGCTCACCCGTTGGCTCGGCATCGAACCCTTTGCCCTGTCCGTGCTGGTGCTGCCCTTTGCCGTGTTGGCGGGGTTCTGCAACTTCATGCTGGGCCGGGCCTGGAGCCGGGCTCTGCTGGCCGAGCGCAGTGCCGAAATCTACAAGCTGCTGCCCGCGCCCGACGGCGGCGGCAAGGACGTCACCTTCGGTCTTGGCGTGCAGCACGGTGCCAGCCCCGGCATGCGCTGCCGCATCCACCGGCCCGACGGCACCCCCGTGGGCGAGGCGCGGGTGGTGGAATGCACCGCACGCGACTGCGTGGCCCGCGTGCCGCACGGCCTGAACGTGCAGCCCGGCGATGTGGTGACCTTGCCCGACATCGCGCTCCAGGCTGCGGAAACGCACGGCGCGTGAAGACGCCGCAACCGAACCGGCGGGCTGAAGGGCTGGCGGGCAGAGGCCCGGGAGGAGGAACATGGACTGTCCGGAACTGCTGAAAAGCTGTCGCATCCTGCTGGTGGATGACGAGGACGGCTTTCGCGATGCGCTGCTGCGCCGCATGCGCAAGCGCGGCGTGACCATGGACGGCGTGGCCAGCGGCCAGGCCGCGTTGGAATGGCTGGCCCGGCAGGCGGTGGACGTGGTGATCCTGGACATCCAACTGGGCGACATGGACGGTCGCGACGTGCTGCGCGAAATTCGCAAGTCCGGCGGCGAAGACCCGGCGGTGATCATCCTGAGCGGGCACGCCTACACGGACATCGCGCTGGACGCCATGCGCGCCGGGGCCAGCGACTACCTGCTCAAACCCTGCCCGGTGGAGGAACTGCTGGAGCGCATCGAAACCGCGTTCGAACAGGTGCTGGAGCGGCGCGCCGCGCAATAGCGCCAGCGCGGTTGCGGCCCCGGGCAAGATAGTGAATTTCGCCGGGCCCCCCGGCACGGCGTGCACCCGCCGCAAGTGTCCCACGACAGCATACGCCCATCCCCCCTCCACAGTCCGGGGCGGAACCTTCGCAGCAGACGGTTCCGCCCCGGACTCACGTGGTGCGGGGGGAAGGGTGCGGGGGAAGGCCGCGCACCCGCGCGTGGAGGTGCCGGGAAGCAGCACGCGTTTGCTGTGGCCGCTGGCAGGCGAGGGGAGATGACCGGGGGGCGGATGTGCGGGATGTGCGGATGGGCGGGATGTGCGGATGGCCTGAGGGCGGAAAGGCGGATGGACAGACGGCAGGGCGGGCCGTGCGTCCCCTGCGGCAAAGCGTGAGGACGTCAGCCGCGTATGTCTGACTGACGGGCGGGCGTCAGTCGCGCAGCAGCACCCAGGTCAGTTCGTGCTTGTTGTGGGCCAGGTGCAGCAGGCGCGACCCCGGCACCGCCGCGAAGGCGCGCGCGGTTGCGTGGTCCGTTTCGGCCTGAAACTTCAGGGTGCACACGAAGTTGCGGCACTGGCCAAGTTCCAGCCAGCGGCCCACGGTGGCCAGCAGCCTGTCCGGGTAGCAGATTACGTCCGAGAACAGCCAGTCCACGGCCCCGGCGTGGCGCGGGTCCAGCCCAAAGGCGCTGCCGGTGCAGAAGTTCACATTGGGGTGGGCGGCGATGTGCGGGGCGATGTCCGCCTTGTCCACACTGAACACGCGCGCGCCCAGTTCCGCCAGCACCCAGGTCCATCCGCCGGGGCAACTGCCCAGGTCCAGGCACAGTTCGCCGGGGCCGGGCCGCCTGCCGATGAGCGTGAACAGTTCCCACAGCTTCAGGTAGGCGCGGGTGGGCGGTACGGTGCGGTTTTCCTCGAAGCGGGGTTCGCCGTCGGGGAAGGGGCTGGTGCACCGGGCGGATGCCAGCACTAGGTCCGGCTCCCACAGGGTCCATGAACCCAGCGGAGCCGTGGGCGGCGCATCGCCGAACACCACGGGGCGGGCGGCCACGCGGGGCAACTGCTCCTGCACCAGCGCGGCCCGGCGGTGGTGGCCGGTGGCGTGCAGGTGCCAGTTGCGCTGGATGGCCTTCAGCTTGCGGGCCGCGTCGCCGATGGAGGCAACCGGGATGGTCACGGGGTCCAGCCAGACGTTCTGCGCCCATGCCGCCGGGCGGGGCGGACCTGCGGCCACCACCAGCCGCCCGCGCACGTCCAGTACCCGCGCGTCGTGCAGGTCCTCGAGCTCATGGACGAGGTCGTCGGTGAACCCGGCGGCGGCGATGTAGATGGTGCGGTCATCCAGGGGGGTGGCGGTCATGTTCGTGTCCGGGGGTTGGGAAGGCGGTAAGGGTGTACGGCGGCGTGGGCGTGCCTGTAGCGCGGCGCGGTCCATATGGCAAGGGCGGGGCCGGACGGGAACAGGCAGGCGTCGGCACGGGCGGCGATCCGCGCGGCGCGTGGCCACCGCTCCGCCGTTCCGCGTTGCCACCCGCTTGCACCCGGCCCCGCTATGCCTGTACAGGGCGGTATCGTCGCCCCTGCGCATCCGTCACCAGAAATCGCCGCCGGAATCGCCATGCAACCGCCCATCCGTCATTCCGACCGCGCGCCCTCCCCGCGTGCCCCCGACCGCAGCCATGCGTCCGCGCGCCGCATGGCCGCCCTGTGTCCGCTGCTGGTGTTGCTGGTGCCCTTTCTGGCGGGTGTGGCGCTGACGGCGGCCCAATCCCTGGGCTGGCTGCTGCCGATAGCGTACCTGCCGGAACAGGTTGCGCAGGGGCTTTCGGCACCGGACAGGTGGGCCGGGTGGCGGCAACTGGCGCAGCCGCACATGGCCGGTTCGCTGCTGCTGGGGTTGCGCGTGGCCGGGGTGTCGGCCCTGCTTTCCGTGGCGGGGGGCGCGCTGCTGGCCTACGGGGTGTGGCGGCTGCCCGCCCGCATGCAACTGGCTGCGCTGGTGTTCCGGGTGCCACTGGTGCTGCCGCACATCGTGGTGGCCTTTCTGGTCATCGTGTTCTGGAGCCGTTCCGGCCTTGTGTCCGCCGCGCTGTACCAGGCCGGGATCATCAGCGGACAGGCGCAGTTTCCGGCCCTGCTCTGGAGTGGCGACGGCATGGGCATGGTCATGGCCTACACCTACAAGGAATTGCCCTTCGTCATGCTGCTGGCCGTGGCATCGCTGCGGCGGCTGGACCCGCGCCTCGTGGAGACGGCCCGCATGCTGGGGGCGGGGCGGTGGGCCGTGCTGCGCGATGTGGTGGTGCCGCACCTTGTCCCGGTGCTGCACGCCTCGTTCCTCATCCTGTTCCTGTACGCCTTCGGCGCGGTGGAAATTCCCCTGCTGCTGGGCGAATCCACCCCGGCCATGCCGGGGGTGGCGGCGTACGACCTGTACTTTCTGCGTTCGCTGGAGGACCGTCCGGCGGCGGCCGCCCTGCTGACCCTGCTGCTTTTGTGCTGTACCGGGTTCGTGGCGGCGTACGTGCGGCTGGTGGCCGGGTTGCGCGGTCGGGAGCGTCAACTGTGAGCCCGCGCAACGGAAAGGGCAGGGGCGCCGGGTGGCCGAGCGGCGGGGCGGATTCGCGCCCTCGCTCGCACCCTCGCTCGCACCCTCGTTCAAGCCTGGGATCGCGCCTGTTTCTGGCAGTGCTGTGGCTGCTGTTCGGCCTGCCGCTGCCAGTGCTGGCCCTGTGGGCCGCAGCGCCCGGCTGGGCCTGGCCCGATCTGTGGCCCGCCGTGCTCGGGGGGCGCACGACGGCCTTCGTGCTGGCCAACCGGCAGTCCATTGCCGGGGCGCTGACCTCGTCCACCCTGTACTCGCTGGCCGTGGTGGGCGTAACCCTGTGCGTTTGCTTGGCACCTGCGCGGCTGCTGGCCTTCGGGCGGTTCCGGGGGCGGGGCGCGCTGGAAGGGTTGCTGCTGGCCCCGGCCCTGCTGCCCGCCATGGGTTTTGCCCTTGGCCTGTACGGCACCTTGGTGCGCCTTGGCCTTGCGGACACCCCGGCGGGGGTGGTGCTGGTCTTGTCGGTGGTGTCGTACCCGTACATGCTGCGGGCGCTGGCTTCCGGCTTCGAGACCGTGGGGCCGGACTACGGCCATTGCGCCGCCAACCTGGGCGCGGGGCCGCTGCTGCGCCTGCTGGCCGTGGAGCTGCCGCTGCTGTTGCCCGCCGCCGTGGCGGGCGGGTCGGTGGTGTTCCTGGTGGCCTTTTCCGACTATTTCCTGGTGCAGTTGGTGGGCGGCGGGGGTGTTCCCTCGTTCACCGGGTATCTGTTCCCGGTGTTGCAATCGCCGGACAGGGCTCTTGCGGCCATGCTGTCGCTGGTATTTCTTGTGGTGCCCGTTGCGCTGTTCGTGCTGGTGGAGGGGCTGGTGCTGGCCGTGTACCGGCGGCGCGGCATGTAGGAAGGCGACGGAGCGGAAAGTGATGCCTTGCCGACCCCATTGCGCGTGCAATCCGCATTGTGGCGTGGTATGCTGCACCATGGCCCTGTACGCGTCGTTCGGCGTTGCGGGAGAGCGTCGGCGGCGCGGGGCATAGGGATATCAGAGAGGCTACGGGCACAAGAGTCCGAGGATGCACGGATGACGGCACCAATCGGGCCGCAAGGGGGGCATATGGACTTCATCAATATAGGCGAACGGACACGGAATCGCTGGCAGCAGTCGCTGGACACCCTGGCACGGCTGCTGGGCATTCGGGTGGCCGCCATCATGCGGCGAAACCCTGAGGGACTTTCGGTGCTGCTGTCCAGCAACACTGCGGGCAACCCGCTGGTGCCGGGCATGCGTATGGCTTCCGCAGGGGGCGGCACGTACTGCGATGCCGTCGTGGAGACAGGCAAGCCGGTCTACGTGCAAAACGCGCTGGATGATCCGCACTGGCGCGACAGCCCCATGGTCCGGGCGGGCTTTGTGGCCTATCTGGGCTACCCCCTGCGGCTGCCCAATGGGCGGTTGTACGGCACGTTGTGTCTGCTGGACACGCGACAGTGGCCGGTTTCGGAAGTGTACCGGGGCATCGTGGACGATTTCCACGCACAGGTGGAGGAATTCCTGGCCCTGGCCTACGAGAGCGCCCTGTTCGGCGCGCAGCAGGATACCCTGCCTTCTGCCGCGTTGACCGTGGACATTCGTGGAATGGTGGAAAGGGCCAATCGCCGCTTTTCGAAGCTGTGGGGCATCGAGGTGGACGCCTCCGGTCTGGCAGGGCTCCCGTTGGCAGAGGTGCGCACCCTGCTGGCAGACCGCCTGCTGGACCCCGACGCCATAGCCGCCGTTCTGCCCGATGACGAGGCGGGCCTGGCCGCATCCTCTGGACCGATGGCCTCCTCCGCCCTGGTCGCTCCGGTGCGCATGCCGGACGGTACCGGAGGGCATCTGGTGTTGCTGGCCGATGGCCGCGTGCTGCGGCGCACCCATCGGACCCTGCGCGGCGAGTACGGGCGGGCCTGGGGCAGCGTGTGGCTGTTCGAGGACGTGACCGCCGAGGTGCGTGCCCAGGAAGCCCTGACCCGCAGCGAGGAACGGCTGAAGCTGGCACTGGACGCCGCCAGCGAGGCCCACTGGGACTGGAATTTCGAGACCGGCGAGCTGTATTGCAGCCCGCGCTACTACGAGATGCTGGGCTACGTGCCGGGTGAATTCGAATGCACCCACGAGGCCCTGCGCGACCTGATGCACCCCGACGATCTGAGCGAAGTCACCGCCGCCCTGTGCATGCCGGACCCGGCAGTGTCGCACGCGGTGGCCGCCTGCGGGGTGGGGCAGTTCGAGGTGCAGTTTCGCCTGCGCACCAAGAACGGCGGCTGGAAATGGATGCTGGCGCGGGGCCGCGTGCTGGCCCGGCGCGAGGACGGTTCGCCCGCGCGGGTGGTGGGCACGCACATGGACATCACCACCGCCGTCAGCCAGCGGCTGGCGCTTGCCCGCAGCGAGGAACTGTTCCGGGGCATCTTCAGCACCGCCTCGGTAGGCATCGTGCTGCTGGACCGCTTCGGCCTGCTGGTGCGGGTCAACGAAGCCTGCGCGCGCATGCTGGGCTACGAAGTGGAGGAAATGCGCGGCCAACACTTCAGCCGGTTCATGCACAACGACGAAACCACCCTGGCCGCCACCATCCTGGCCGGCCTGCTGGACCGCACCCAGACCACCAGTCGCCTGCAACACCGCCTGCGCGGCAAGGACGGCGACTACCTGTGGACCGACATCAGCGCCTCGCCGCTGGAAGGGCCGGACGGCGAGGTGGAGGCGGCCCTGGCCATCATCGTGGACATCAACGAGCAGCGCGCGGCCCAACAGGCCCAGGAGGACAGCGAGCGGCGCTACCGGGCCCTGTTCGAGAACGCCCAGGTGGGCATTTTCCGCACTCGCATCGCCGATGGCGTATTCCTGGAGGCCAACAGCCGGATCATCGAAATGTACGGCTGGCCGGACCACGACGAATTCATGAAAACCATGCGGTCCACCGAATGGTATGTGGACCCGGAGGCCCGTACCCGCATGGTGTCGACCCTGCTGCGCCGGGGGGAATTCCGCAACATGGAAGTGGAAATGCGCCGCCGCGACGGCTCCACGGTGTGGTTCGAGTATTCCGGCAAGCTGGACGGCGACACCGTCATCGGCGTGGCCCAGGACGTCACACAGCGCCGGGCGGCGGAAGCGGCGCGCCAGCGGTCCGAGGCGCACTACCGACTGCTGTTCGAGGCCGCAGCCGACGCCATCTTCCTGCACGACCCCGAGGGGCGCTTTCTGGACGTGAACGAGGTGGCTTGCCGCCGCCTGGGCTACACCCGGCGCGAACTGCTGACCATGAACCCGCGCGAACTGGACGCCGAGGAATTCGCCGAGCAGGTGGAGGAGCGCATCCTGCAACTGCGCGAGGAAGGATCGCTGACCTTCGAATCCGCCCATCGCACCCGCAGCGGCACGGTCCTGCCCGTGGAAATCCACGCCAAGCTGCTCGATTTCGACGGCAGGCCCGTGGTGCTCAGCATCGCGCGGGACATCACCGACCGCAAGCGGCTGGAACAGGCCCTGATGCGCGAGGCCACCACCGACCCGCTGACGGGCATCCGCAACCGGCGGCAGTTCTTCGTGGACGCCGAGCGTGAAATGGGCCGGGCCGTGCGCTACGGGCGCCCGCTGGCCGTGCTGATGCTGGACCTGGACCGCTTCAAGCGCGTCAATGACCGCTTCGGCCACCATGCGGGCGATGCCGTGCTGCTGGGCTGCGTGCATGCCTGCCAGCAGGCGCTGCGCGATACCGACATACTGGGGCGGCTGGGCGGCGAGGAATTCGCCGTGGTGTTGCTGGAAACGGACCTGGACGATGCGCTGATCGCCGCCGAGCGGCTGCGCAAGGCCGTGGAGGAAATGGACGTGCCGTTCAGCGGGCAACGGTTGCGCTGCACGGTGAGCATCGGCCTTGCCCTGCGCGGGCCGGGGGACGGGGCGCTGGACGACATCCTGCGCCGGGCGGACACGGCGCTGTATGCCGCCAAGGAGGCGGGCCGCAACCGGGTGATGCTGGCGCGCGCCGTCAACGGCGGGGTGGAAGACCAGAACCGTCGCTGGAGCAGTGGCGGCGTGCTGCGCGGCGAGGGCTGACCGGGGCGGGGCTGGTCCGTCGACCGCGCCTGACGTGAGGGCGCGCAGTGCGGCGAACGGGCGGCGGTAGCACAACAATGCAGAACGGGCGCTTTCCGGAGGGTTTCCGGAAGGCGCCCGTTGCGTTGGTGGTATTGGTCGCGCTGTTGGCGGCATGCGCCGTGCCGACTGGCGGAGTGGCTGTGCCGCTCGTTGGAATGGGCCGGAGCTGCGCGTTACGGTGCGGTCGGGGCACCGGCGGAGGGCGTTTCCGCGCCTGTCGGGGCCGCCGAGGGGGAAGTCCCTGCCGGATTGGCGGGGGTGGGCGGAGCTTGCGTGGTGCTGCCGGAGGTTTCGTTGGCTGCGGGATCTTTCGCGGCATCCGCCGGACTGCCTGCCGTGTCCGCTCCTGTCTGGAGGGATTGGGGAGGTTGGGCGGGTTGGGTGGGCCGGGCCGCCTCGCGCGGGGCGGTGGGGGCGCGCACACCGGCGTTGACCGGCGTGGTGGCGTTGCCTTTTGTGGTGGAGCTGGCCCCCGTGGCGTCCGTGGTGCCGTTTCCGGCGGGCGTGGACGTGCGCGGCTGGGGCGTCGGGGCCGGTTTGGCGGCATCCGCTCCCGGCGCGTCCGGCGTGGTGCCCCCGGCGGTTGCCGCGCCGGGCTCGGCGACCTTGTCCCCGGCAGCGGAGGCTGCGGCCTTGCCTTGAACCTCCGGGGCCTTGGCCCTGGACTCGGTGGGGGGCGCCGTATTGGTTGCCGCTGCGGCGTTTTGCGGCGCGGGAGCGGCGTCGTCCGTGGGAGACGGGGTGTCCGTGGTACTCACGGGGGGCGCGGAAGTGGCGGGCGTGCCCTGTGTGCCCTGTGTGGCAGTCTGGTCGGTCCCCCTGGCGCGTCCGGCGCGCTGGAAGCGGTTCACGGCGCGGTTGTGTTCGTCCAGCGTGGCACTGAACTGGTGCGAGCCGTCATTGCGCGACACGAAGTAGAAATAGCCGTGTTTTTCCGGCGTGGTGGCCGCGCGCAGCGATTCCATCCCCGGCGAGCAGATGGGGCCGGGGGGCAGGCCGGGGCGGCGGTAGGTGTTGTACGGGTTGGCGGCGTCTTGCAGGTGCGGGCGGCGCAGGTTGCCGTCGAAGGTATCGCCCAGCCCGTAGATGGTGGTGGGGTCCGCCTGCAACAACATGCCGGTGCGCAACCGGTTGGCGTACACCCCGGCCACGCGGCCCCGTTCCGAGGGCTGGCCGGTTTCCTTTTCCACGATGGAGGCCAGGGTGACCAGCCGCCGCAGCTCGTCGCGGCTGGGGCGGCCATCGGGCCAGACCTGCGCGGCGCGCCGCCAGAAGGTGTCCACCATCCGCCCGGCCACGGCGCGGGCCGCTTCGCGGTCGGGTACCGGCGGCTTCTTGATCAGGTAGGTATCGGGAAACAGGAAGCCTTCCGCCGTGTCGAAGGGGATGCCCCAGTGGCGCAGGAAGGCCGGGTCGGTGATCACCGCGCGGAAGTCCTCCACGGTGACGAAGCCCTCGACCTCCAGCAGACGGGCGGTTTCCCACCAGGTCAGTCCTTCGCGCAGGGTGATGCGCGACAGCACCGGCTGCCCGTTCACCAGTTGGTCCAGCACGCGGAAGGGCGGCCAGTTACTGTGTACCAGAAAACGACCGGCCTTCAGCGAACCTTCCCAGCCGTGGTAGTGGGCCAGCAGCTTGAAGCGCCAGTCGCTGGTCACCGCGCCCTTGTCCACCAGTTGCCTTGTCACCCTGTCGAAGGTGGCGCCGGGCTCCACGTCCACGTAGACGTCCGCACCGGGGGACGCAGCCGGAGTGTGCAGGAAGCGCCAGGCGTCGTACCCCGCATAACCGCAGGCCAGAAGGACCAGCAACACCAGCGCGGCCAGTACGCGCAACAGGATGCGCACCACCGGGCGGCCCGGTGCCGGGGGGGCGGCGGGCGGTGTGGTGGGGGGGGAGGCGGACGCTTCCGGAGTGGGGGGCACGGATGCAGTCGGTGTGGATGATGGTGGGGCGGGCACGGGGGCTGCCGGGGTGGATGCAGGTGACTCGGGCGCGGGCGCCTCTGCTGCTGTGGCGGATTGTGCCAGGGGCGTTTTCGCTGATGTCGCGGTGGCCGTGTCGCCGGATGCCGGGGCAGCGGCGGTGCCGGTCGCGTCAGCAGGGACAGCGGGGACAACAGGAACGGCGGCGATGGTGGCCGTCGCGGCTTCTGGCGTATCGGATGGTGGGGCGGGTTGCGCGTCCGTGGAGTCCGCAGCCTTCGAGGGCGTCGTGTCTTCAGGGGCTGATGTCGCAGGGGTGGGCGCTAGCGTGTCCGCTGTTTCGTCCGCCAGCGCCGTGGGGGCGGCGGTTGTGTCTGCGGCAGCCCTACCGTCCGTGACCTCCGGCGCGCCTGCCCCGTCAGGCGTGCCGGGCGTGCCGGAAACATCCGGCGTTGCGGGCGCGGCTGTACTTGCATCAGGGGCAGTCTGCTGCGCGGTGTCGGCGGCGCTGCCATCGTCGGGCTTGCGTTCGCCCTCCGGCTGTTGCGGAGTGGCGGTAGCGGTGGCCGCGTCAGGCGCGTCAATAGCCACATCGGGGGCCACGGGCTGCGGGCCCTGCTCCTGTGCGGATGGCTGTGCGGGAGTCTGGGGGGAAATTTCCGGGGATGCTTTGGGGGTATCGCTCATGCGGTGATGCTGTCCGGTCAGGCGGGGGTCCGCCGGGATTCGGGCTGGTTGAGGAACGATTGCAGGATGCGCACGGCCGCCTGCTGGTCCACCACGGCCTCCAGCGCCCTGCCGGAAAGCCCGGCGTCGCGCAGGTCGTCCTCGGCCTCGTAGGAGCTCAGGAACTCTTCCATGAGGTAGACGGGCAGGGTGGTGCGGCGCTTCAGCCGTTCCACGAAGTTGCGCACCTGCCGGGTGGTCAGGGTGTCCGTGCCGTCGTGCAGCAGGGGCAGCCCCACCACGTAGGCCTCGGCGCGTTCTTCCTCGGCCACGGCCAGCAGCTCGGCAAAAAACCGGTCGCGGGTGGTCATGACGATGGTGCGGCGCGGAAAGGCCATGCTGCCGCCCGAGTCGCTGGCCGCAACGCCGGTGCGCCTGGTTCCGTAGTCTATGCCAAGGTACTTCATGGGTGGCCGGATGCTACGCCAGCGGGGGCGGCTGGGCAAGCCGTGGAGTGGTGACGGTTTTGCCGTGCGGTCGGTGGTGTCCAGGAAAAGGCGCATCCGTTGCAACGGATGCGCCTTTTATTCTTGTTTCATTGGGTACGCGGGACTCACGCGTCATGGATTTTTGTTCTCTGGCAAGGAAGATGTGCCTTTTGCGGAGGGAGCGTACTCTGGTCGTACGTGACCGTAGCAAAAGGCAGCATCTGACGCGTTGCTCTCGATGGCCGTATGGCTCGCAAGCTCGCCTGACGGCCACGCTTCGCGCCCTTCGGGTCGGTCAGCCAGAGGGCAAAAGGCCATGACGCGCTCTACAGCGAGCTGTCGTCCACCACCCGCACCCCGCCCTCATCCTTGGCCTGATCGGCGGCCTTGCGCAGCAGCTTGCGCCAGTCCGCGCCCTTGGCCAGTTCCGCCAGCCATTCCAGGGTGTGCAGCACGGGGCGCTTGTCCTTCAGGGCCATCATGGTGCGTTTGATGCCCACCTTGCACGAGGGGCAGCCCACGATGACGGGCGCGCCGTCGGCGTAGGTCATGAAGTCCGCCTCAAGGCGCATGCGCTTGCGGGCGCGCAGCTTGTTGTAGATGGCGGGCGAGGTCATGGCGCCCATGCCCGATTCGCCGCAGCAGCCGGGGTTGACGCGGATTTTCGCGCCGGTGAAGGCGGCCACGGCCTGGGCATAGATGTTGGCGGCCTTGCCCTTGTGCACGCCCACCCATTCCGCGTGGCACGAGGGATGGTAGAGCACCTCGGTTCCGGCGGCGGGCTTTTCCGCACCCGTAAGGGCGTCGGCAGGCAGCCGTTCCAGCAGGAACTGCACCATGTCCTTGTGGTGCATGGCCGGGGCAGTGCCCTGCGCGCCCAGCAGTTCGTGGCGCTGGATGCCGTCGCGGCACGAGCCGCAGGCGGTGATGACGTGGGTGACGGAAAGCCCCGCCGCGCGGGCCTTGTCCAGCGCGGCCCTGATGGCCTGCACGTTGAGGTCGCGGTTGGCGGCAAAGGCGTTGTCGGCCCCGGCGGACAGCAGCGGATAGCCGCAGCACAGGTGCTGTTCCGGCATGACCACGGCCACGCCGGATTTCAGCATCAGCATCAGCCCGGCCAGCCCGATGTTGCGGTAGAACAGCCCGCCCCCGCAGCCGGGGAAGTAGAACACCGCCTCCACGGGTTCGCCGGTGGCCGCCGCGCGCTGTTTGGCGCTGGCGGGCACGAAGATGCCGCCCTTGCCGAGGTGCAGGGTTTCCGCAAGGTTCTTGTAGCCCACTTCCGGGCCGGGACCGGCGAACAGCGGGCTTTCGAAGCGTTCGCGCCACCCGGCGGGCACAAGGCCCACGAAGCGGTTCTGAAAGCGCTGGCCCATGGACGCGGCCTTGGCCGCGCGCGGCACGCGCGATGCC belongs to Nitratidesulfovibrio sp. and includes:
- a CDS encoding DUF4881 domain-containing protein codes for the protein MRRFLLMLLVVALPLGLVGCGEYGKVDQGRVIAYDKNAKTITLIQDKAMEPLNPDYSILPPHTYKLPVDPAEMGPEPKAGQRMKLDTKANIIRIFNTKTQAFEDIAFKMVDLQENIDRNHPLVFDKATETAKKFPMVDRDKKTVAIYSGRQKMLCTISLPDEYFALPDATWDAGDEVRVYYKAEGVSLRFMNITKTDIFKK
- a CDS encoding response regulator; amino-acid sequence: MDCPELLKSCRILLVDDEDGFRDALLRRMRKRGVTMDGVASGQAALEWLARQAVDVVILDIQLGDMDGRDVLREIRKSGGEDPAVIILSGHAYTDIALDAMRAGASDYLLKPCPVEELLERIETAFEQVLERRAAQ
- a CDS encoding SAM-dependent methyltransferase; the protein is MTATPLDDRTIYIAAAGFTDDLVHELEDLHDARVLDVRGRLVVAAGPPRPAAWAQNVWLDPVTIPVASIGDAARKLKAIQRNWHLHATGHHRRAALVQEQLPRVAARPVVFGDAPPTAPLGSWTLWEPDLVLASARCTSPFPDGEPRFEENRTVPPTRAYLKLWELFTLIGRRPGPGELCLDLGSCPGGWTWVLAELGARVFSVDKADIAPHIAAHPNVNFCTGSAFGLDPRHAGAVDWLFSDVICYPDRLLATVGRWLELGQCRNFVCTLKFQAETDHATARAFAAVPGSRLLHLAHNKHELTWVLLRD
- a CDS encoding ABC transporter permease subunit; translated protein: MQPPIRHSDRAPSPRAPDRSHASARRMAALCPLLVLLVPFLAGVALTAAQSLGWLLPIAYLPEQVAQGLSAPDRWAGWRQLAQPHMAGSLLLGLRVAGVSALLSVAGGALLAYGVWRLPARMQLAALVFRVPLVLPHIVVAFLVIVFWSRSGLVSAALYQAGIISGQAQFPALLWSGDGMGMVMAYTYKELPFVMLLAVASLRRLDPRLVETARMLGAGRWAVLRDVVVPHLVPVLHASFLILFLYAFGAVEIPLLLGESTPAMPGVAAYDLYFLRSLEDRPAAAALLTLLLLCCTGFVAAYVRLVAGLRGRERQL
- a CDS encoding ABC transporter permease subunit: MGSRLFLAVLWLLFGLPLPVLALWAAAPGWAWPDLWPAVLGGRTTAFVLANRQSIAGALTSSTLYSLAVVGVTLCVCLAPARLLAFGRFRGRGALEGLLLAPALLPAMGFALGLYGTLVRLGLADTPAGVVLVLSVVSYPYMLRALASGFETVGPDYGHCAANLGAGPLLRLLAVELPLLLPAAVAGGSVVFLVAFSDYFLVQLVGGGGVPSFTGYLFPVLQSPDRALAAMLSLVFLVVPVALFVLVEGLVLAVYRRRGM
- a CDS encoding PAS domain S-box protein → MDFINIGERTRNRWQQSLDTLARLLGIRVAAIMRRNPEGLSVLLSSNTAGNPLVPGMRMASAGGGTYCDAVVETGKPVYVQNALDDPHWRDSPMVRAGFVAYLGYPLRLPNGRLYGTLCLLDTRQWPVSEVYRGIVDDFHAQVEEFLALAYESALFGAQQDTLPSAALTVDIRGMVERANRRFSKLWGIEVDASGLAGLPLAEVRTLLADRLLDPDAIAAVLPDDEAGLAASSGPMASSALVAPVRMPDGTGGHLVLLADGRVLRRTHRTLRGEYGRAWGSVWLFEDVTAEVRAQEALTRSEERLKLALDAASEAHWDWNFETGELYCSPRYYEMLGYVPGEFECTHEALRDLMHPDDLSEVTAALCMPDPAVSHAVAACGVGQFEVQFRLRTKNGGWKWMLARGRVLARREDGSPARVVGTHMDITTAVSQRLALARSEELFRGIFSTASVGIVLLDRFGLLVRVNEACARMLGYEVEEMRGQHFSRFMHNDETTLAATILAGLLDRTQTTSRLQHRLRGKDGDYLWTDISASPLEGPDGEVEAALAIIVDINEQRAAQQAQEDSERRYRALFENAQVGIFRTRIADGVFLEANSRIIEMYGWPDHDEFMKTMRSTEWYVDPEARTRMVSTLLRRGEFRNMEVEMRRRDGSTVWFEYSGKLDGDTVIGVAQDVTQRRAAEAARQRSEAHYRLLFEAAADAIFLHDPEGRFLDVNEVACRRLGYTRRELLTMNPRELDAEEFAEQVEERILQLREEGSLTFESAHRTRSGTVLPVEIHAKLLDFDGRPVVLSIARDITDRKRLEQALMREATTDPLTGIRNRRQFFVDAEREMGRAVRYGRPLAVLMLDLDRFKRVNDRFGHHAGDAVLLGCVHACQQALRDTDILGRLGGEEFAVVLLETDLDDALIAAERLRKAVEEMDVPFSGQRLRCTVSIGLALRGPGDGALDDILRRADTALYAAKEAGRNRVMLARAVNGGVEDQNRRWSSGGVLRGEG